A single genomic interval of Oncorhynchus tshawytscha isolate Ot180627B linkage group LG15, Otsh_v2.0, whole genome shotgun sequence harbors:
- the elp5 gene encoding elongator complex protein 5: protein MLLEVLQGTEAGGFILIQDSVNYCGRHLLKSCINAALKREEVVHVLGFEVSQEELNDGLDKTSAQRLHFHNAYSDPLGWTGNSPFTVHQFTLEDIGTLLKQTPQAKAVTLVIDSLSWILRHHDPAAICQKLQALKKGGVVRAVIGLLHSDLHQRGTVGSICHLATSVITVAPGTRGLGAFAKITRRTKSGKLMQDEEIFSINEDLTVTIQSKRSHPGSTPMNTDESEVDPTANLTFNLRLSDTQREAKEKLPLPFVFSKEKKSALLHPGTGSGRILYEPDANDDYDQEDPDDDLDV from the exons ATGTTGTTGGAAGTTTTGCAAGGAACAGAAGCGGGAGGATTCATTTTGATACAAG ATTCTGTGAATTACTGTGGTCGACACCTCCTGAAAAGCTGCATCAATGCAGCACTTAAACG GGAAGAAGTGGTCCATGTATTGGGGTTTGAAGTTAGTCAAGAGGAACTCAATGATGGACTGGACAAAACATCTGCACAGAG GCTGCACTTTCACAATGCCTACTCTGACCCTCTCGGCTGGACCGGTAATTCACCGTTTACGGTCCACCAGTTTACCCTAGAGGACATCGGCACTCTTCTCAAACAAACACCTCAGGCCAAAGCAGTGACACTTGTCATTGACTCTCTGTCATGGATTTTGAGGCATCACGACCCTGCTGCTATCTGCCAGAAACTTCAGGCTCTCAAAAAAG GTGGAGTTGTGAGAGCTGTAATTGGTCTGCTGCACTCAGACCTGCATCAGCGAGGCACTGTGGGAAGCATATGCCACTTGGCTACCTCAGTCATCACTGTGGCCCCAGGGACCAGAGGACTAGGGGCCTTCGCCAAAATAACAAGACGCACCAAGTCGGGCAAGCTTATGCAAGAT GAGGAGATATTCAGCATCAATGAGGACCTGACAGTTACAATACAGAGCAAACGCAGTCATCCTGGAAGCACACCGATGAATACAGACGAATCTGAG GTGGATCCGACAGCCAACCTGACCTTTAACCTGCGCCTgtctgatacacagagagaggccaAAGAAAAACTGCCGCTTCCCTTCGTCTTCAGTAAAGAGAA GAAGTCAGCACTTCTGCACCCGGGCACCGGTTCAGGACGGATCCTTTACGAGCCTGATGCCAATGATGATTATGACCAGGAGGATCCTGATGACGACCTTGATGTCTAG